In uncultured Ilyobacter sp., a genomic segment contains:
- a CDS encoding YgiQ family radical SAM protein, whose product MMFLVTTKEEMNKLGWDSLDVILVSGDTYIDSSYNGTAVIGKWLLKYGFKVGVIAQPDISSPDDITRLGPPELFWGVSAGCVDSMVANYTATKKRRKSDDFTPGGINNKRPDRASIVYTNLIKRYFKENKVPVVLGGIEASLRRIVHYDFWSDKLRKSILFNAKADILSYGMGEKSMLDLALAMKRGEPWENIRGIAYISKEPRKGYLELPSFEECIGDKKQFIKAFETFYLNCDPLTAKGIFQKQDTRYFVQNPPSLPFTSEEMDSIYGMDFEREVHPYYRSLGEVRALETIRNSITTHRGCYGECNFCAIAVHQGRTVTCRSEESIISEARTIVSSPKFKGYISDVGGPTANMYGIECEKKLKSGACRDKKCMYPKTCPVLKPDHSEQVSLLKKLDKLEGVKKVFIASGLRYDLILSDDKCGNLYLEELIKNHVSGQLKIAPEHTEDKVLSLMGKQEKNILKEFKEKFYSINDRLGMKQFLTYYLIAAHPGCNEEEMENLKKFASKELNTNPEQVQIFTPTPSTYSTLMYYTEIDPYTGKKLFVEKDLGKKQKQKNILVSKESHKKSNKSTAFSETKPKKTKNNRWKNR is encoded by the coding sequence ATTATGTTTTTGGTTACAACTAAAGAAGAGATGAATAAACTAGGGTGGGATTCCCTTGATGTAATTTTAGTCTCTGGAGACACATATATAGACTCATCTTATAACGGCACTGCAGTTATAGGTAAGTGGCTTTTGAAATATGGGTTCAAGGTGGGAGTTATCGCCCAGCCTGACATATCGTCTCCTGATGATATCACAAGATTAGGCCCTCCGGAACTCTTTTGGGGAGTATCTGCAGGATGTGTAGATTCTATGGTAGCAAACTACACTGCCACAAAAAAAAGAAGAAAAAGTGATGACTTTACTCCTGGAGGAATAAATAATAAAAGGCCTGACAGGGCTAGTATCGTATATACAAATCTCATAAAAAGATACTTTAAAGAGAATAAAGTTCCTGTGGTTTTAGGGGGTATAGAGGCTAGTCTCCGTAGGATAGTACACTATGACTTCTGGTCTGATAAACTAAGGAAATCTATTTTATTTAATGCCAAAGCTGATATACTCTCCTATGGTATGGGAGAAAAGTCAATGCTCGATCTGGCTCTAGCTATGAAAAGAGGAGAGCCTTGGGAGAACATAAGGGGAATAGCTTATATCTCAAAGGAGCCTAGAAAGGGATACCTTGAGCTTCCTTCATTTGAAGAGTGTATAGGGGATAAGAAGCAGTTTATTAAAGCCTTTGAAACTTTTTACCTAAATTGCGATCCTTTGACTGCAAAGGGAATATTTCAAAAGCAGGATACAAGATACTTTGTTCAAAACCCTCCATCTTTGCCTTTCACTTCAGAAGAGATGGATAGTATTTACGGAATGGATTTTGAACGAGAAGTACACCCCTATTACCGATCCTTGGGAGAAGTAAGAGCTCTTGAAACCATAAGAAACTCCATAACAACACATAGGGGCTGTTATGGAGAGTGCAACTTCTGCGCTATTGCAGTCCACCAAGGACGTACTGTCACATGCAGAAGTGAAGAATCTATAATTTCTGAAGCCAGGACTATAGTATCTTCGCCTAAATTTAAAGGCTATATCTCAGATGTAGGCGGACCAACTGCAAATATGTATGGAATCGAGTGTGAAAAAAAACTTAAATCTGGTGCATGCAGAGACAAAAAATGTATGTATCCTAAAACATGTCCTGTTTTAAAGCCTGACCACTCTGAACAGGTTTCTCTTTTGAAAAAACTAGATAAACTAGAGGGAGTAAAGAAAGTCTTTATTGCCTCTGGACTCAGATACGATCTTATTTTAAGTGACGATAAGTGCGGTAATCTTTATCTTGAGGAGCTTATAAAAAATCATGTATCAGGACAACTTAAAATCGCTCCTGAACATACAGAGGATAAAGTTCTCTCACTAATGGGTAAGCAGGAAAAAAATATTCTCAAAGAATTTAAAGAAAAATTTTATTCTATAAATGATCGCTTAGGAATGAAACAATTCCTGACCTATTACCTTATAGCGGCTCATCCAGGATGCAATGAGGAAGAGATGGAAAATTTGAAGAAATTTGCCAGTAAAGAGCTGAATACAAATCCAGAACAAGTACAGATCTTTACCCCTACCCCATCTACATACTCTACTCTCATGTACTACACCGAGATAGATCCTTACACTGGTAAAAAACTTTTTGTAGAGAAAGACTTAGGTAAAAAACAAAAACAAAAAAATATCCTTGTTTCAAAGGAAAGCCATAAAAAATCAAACAAAAGCACAGCATTTTCTGAAACTAAACCTAAAAAAACTAAAAATAACAGATGGAAAAATCGTTAA
- a CDS encoding Hsp20/alpha crystallin family protein translates to MTDKKRGILSSDFMDDFMEEDDPLFKHGGRVPAANILDKPDAYEIEVAAPGLKKEFFKVTVESNRLVILAEIDEMENKEKDYYSQEFGHSALERSFNVPSDADQKSISSCYNNGVLFVRLPKQEKQESAEDIIAEIKVD, encoded by the coding sequence ATGACAGACAAAAAAAGAGGCATTTTGAGCAGTGATTTTATGGATGATTTTATGGAAGAGGATGATCCGTTATTCAAACACGGCGGTAGAGTCCCAGCTGCGAATATCTTAGATAAGCCAGATGCTTACGAGATCGAAGTTGCAGCTCCTGGTTTGAAAAAGGAGTTTTTCAAAGTTACAGTTGAATCTAACAGACTTGTTATTCTAGCTGAAATAGACGAGATGGAAAACAAGGAAAAAGATTACTATTCTCAAGAATTTGGTCATTCTGCCTTGGAAAGAAGTTTTAATGTCCCTTCAGATGCTGATCAGAAATCTATTTCAAGCTGCTATAACAACGGGGTACTTTTTGTGAGACTTCCAAAACAAGAAAAGCAGGAATCTGCTGAGGATATAATTGCCGAGATAAAAGTTGACTAA
- the der gene encoding ribosome biogenesis GTPase Der translates to MKPIVAIVGRPNVGKSTLFNKLVGDRIAIVDDQPGVTRDRLYRETDWLGTEFVLVDTGGLEPRNKDFMMTKIKQQAEVAINEADVILFVVDGKAGVTALDEEVAYILRKKNKPVILCVNKVDDFQRQSDDVYDFWSLGFEYLLPVSAEHKLNLGDMLDTIVQNINKLEIPEEEEEGLKLAIIGKPNAGKSSLVNRLSGKERAIVSDIAGTTRDAIDTTFEYNHNKYILIDTAGIRRKSKVEESLEYYSVLRAIKTIKRSDVCLLMLDAQEGITDQDKKIAGIAYDEKKPIIVVMNKWDALKKETNTMKDMKALILSELPFLNYAPVEFVSALTGQRTLKLLDLADNVYDEYTKRISTGILNTVLKEALILNAPPTRKGRLVKINYATQISTAPPRFVLFCNYPDLIHFSYLRYLENKFRDSFGFEGSPIDIILQKKGES, encoded by the coding sequence TTGAAACCAATAGTTGCAATAGTAGGAAGACCAAATGTAGGAAAATCAACACTTTTTAATAAACTGGTGGGAGATAGAATAGCAATCGTAGATGACCAGCCTGGTGTTACAAGAGATAGACTTTACAGAGAAACTGATTGGCTAGGAACTGAATTTGTATTAGTTGACACAGGAGGTCTAGAGCCTAGAAACAAAGATTTTATGATGACAAAGATAAAACAGCAGGCTGAGGTAGCTATAAATGAAGCTGATGTAATTCTTTTTGTTGTAGACGGCAAGGCAGGAGTTACAGCTTTAGACGAAGAGGTAGCTTATATCCTGAGAAAGAAAAATAAACCTGTTATCTTGTGTGTGAACAAGGTAGACGATTTTCAGAGACAAAGCGACGACGTCTATGACTTCTGGTCTCTTGGATTTGAATATCTCTTGCCTGTCTCTGCAGAGCATAAACTGAACCTAGGTGACATGCTAGACACAATAGTGCAAAATATAAATAAGTTGGAGATACCTGAAGAGGAAGAGGAAGGACTCAAGCTTGCAATAATAGGAAAACCAAATGCAGGAAAATCATCTCTGGTAAACAGGCTATCTGGAAAAGAAAGAGCAATCGTAAGTGATATCGCTGGAACTACAAGAGATGCCATTGATACTACTTTTGAATACAATCATAACAAATATATCCTTATTGACACTGCCGGTATCAGAAGAAAATCAAAGGTTGAAGAAAGTCTTGAGTATTATTCTGTGTTGAGAGCTATCAAAACAATAAAAAGATCAGATGTATGTCTTCTTATGCTAGATGCCCAAGAAGGAATCACAGATCAGGATAAAAAAATAGCCGGTATCGCATATGATGAAAAAAAACCTATTATCGTAGTAATGAACAAGTGGGATGCTTTAAAAAAAGAAACTAACACAATGAAGGATATGAAGGCCCTTATTCTTTCAGAACTACCGTTCTTGAATTACGCTCCTGTAGAATTTGTCTCAGCTCTTACAGGACAAAGAACACTGAAATTATTAGATCTTGCAGACAATGTTTACGACGAATATACAAAGAGAATCTCAACAGGTATTTTAAATACCGTTCTTAAAGAGGCTCTGATTCTAAATGCACCACCTACAAGAAAGGGTAGACTAGTTAAGATAAACTATGCCACACAGATTTCAACTGCACCTCCAAGATTTGTTTTATTCTGTAATTATCCAGATCTCATTCACTTCTCTTATCTGAGATATCTTGAAAATAAATTTAGAGATTCCTTTGGATTCGAAGGTTCTCCTATTGATATTATCTTACAGAAAAAAGGTGAAAGTTAA
- the bioC gene encoding malonyl-ACP O-methyltransferase BioC, whose protein sequence is MAIIDKKRVNQNFSRGAKTYDNYAQVQRHMADKLEIFVHGSKKEYNILEVGCGTGIFSEKILKRFPNSKIDLLDISPAMVETAKDKLGDSPKLNFIVDDVENYSPEKKYDLIFSNATFQWIDDQKRLFSHLYSLLDYGGKIAFSTFGNKTYFELRESLSTLDPELKYSQKFVKLDEVIEVVNKDYRILAADEDFFIENFENVMDFLKSIKGIGSNSALSNKRNFTREKFRALDKIYRDKFGDKNNINVTNHLIYMVLEKVKMLDKNLK, encoded by the coding sequence ATGGCCATTATTGACAAGAAAAGAGTGAATCAAAATTTTTCAAGAGGAGCTAAAACCTACGACAACTATGCACAAGTTCAGAGGCATATGGCAGATAAATTGGAAATTTTTGTACATGGATCTAAAAAGGAGTATAACATACTAGAAGTAGGTTGTGGTACAGGTATCTTTTCTGAGAAAATACTAAAAAGGTTTCCCAATTCAAAAATAGATCTTTTGGATATTTCCCCTGCCATGGTTGAAACAGCAAAAGACAAGCTAGGTGATTCTCCGAAACTTAATTTTATAGTTGATGATGTAGAGAACTATAGTCCTGAAAAAAAGTATGATTTGATTTTTTCCAATGCTACATTTCAGTGGATAGACGATCAAAAGAGACTTTTTAGTCATCTATACTCCTTGTTAGACTATGGAGGTAAAATAGCATTTTCTACATTCGGAAACAAAACATATTTTGAGCTTAGAGAGAGTTTGAGCACTTTAGATCCAGAATTAAAATATTCTCAAAAATTTGTAAAGCTTGATGAGGTCATTGAAGTAGTTAATAAGGATTATAGGATTCTTGCTGCTGATGAAGATTTTTTCATCGAAAATTTTGAAAATGTGATGGATTTTTTAAAATCAATAAAGGGAATAGGGTCGAACAGTGCTCTTTCCAATAAAAGAAATTTTACTAGAGAAAAATTCAGGGCTCTTGATAAGATATACAGGGATAAATTTGGAGATAAGAATAATATAAACGTCACCAACCACCTGATATACATGGTTTTAGAAAAGGTAAAAATGCTTGATAAAAATCTGAAGTAG
- a CDS encoding putative manganese-dependent inorganic diphosphatase, which yields MDSVLVLGHKNPDTDSICSAIAYAELKNKLGQQSKAVRLGALSKETEYVLNHFNLEAPELINTVRPQISDLTHLEKEVIYINDSLKSALDLMIKENFSSLPVVDEERRLVGMIHVSDIANTYLEMDHAKLFNNYSTLYKNLKSILKGEIICGEYPTGIIKGRLKAASEMDSVKEGDIVVTTTLVENAVENAIAAGAGLVILCVNEGDETPKPMNTKTPVMKVEKGLFKTFRLITQSVSISSIMSHSKKFYQFKEEDFLHEIKDMMKEADQTNFPVVDREGKIYGTIRSKNLINFTRKKVILVDHNEKSQSVDGIDDAKILEVVDHHKFGNFETNEPLLIRADTVGCSSTIIFNLYKEEGISPSREVAGIMLSAILSDTLLFKSPTCTEKDIKAAKELAEILGFDYEKYGMDMLIAGTSLGDKSPMEIITMDMKEFKMSGLSVAVAQVNTVDVKGTLGKKEELESVMSQMISENGYDAFILAITDIINAGSQVIALGQWASLVESGFNTTLENNSAWLEGVVSRKKQLVPFLMAASQSI from the coding sequence ATGGATTCTGTTTTAGTTTTGGGACATAAAAACCCCGATACCGACTCTATATGTTCGGCCATTGCTTACGCCGAACTTAAAAATAAACTTGGTCAACAGTCTAAAGCTGTGAGGCTTGGAGCACTGAGCAAAGAGACTGAATATGTATTAAACCACTTTAATCTGGAGGCTCCTGAGCTTATAAACACAGTAAGACCTCAGATTTCAGATCTTACACACCTAGAAAAAGAGGTTATCTACATAAATGACTCTTTAAAATCTGCATTAGACCTCATGATAAAGGAAAATTTCTCAAGCCTTCCTGTTGTTGACGAGGAAAGAAGACTTGTGGGTATGATACATGTATCGGACATTGCAAATACCTATCTCGAGATGGATCATGCTAAACTTTTTAATAATTATTCCACTCTTTACAAGAACTTGAAATCCATACTCAAAGGAGAGATCATATGCGGAGAATACCCTACAGGTATAATAAAGGGAAGACTCAAAGCCGCCTCTGAGATGGACTCTGTAAAAGAAGGGGACATAGTTGTGACAACTACTCTTGTTGAAAATGCAGTGGAAAATGCCATCGCTGCAGGAGCCGGACTTGTGATCCTTTGTGTTAATGAAGGAGACGAAACTCCTAAACCTATGAACACAAAGACTCCTGTTATGAAAGTTGAAAAGGGGTTGTTTAAAACTTTCAGACTGATTACTCAATCAGTATCTATATCCTCTATTATGTCTCACTCTAAAAAGTTTTATCAGTTTAAAGAAGAGGATTTTCTCCATGAAATAAAAGATATGATGAAAGAAGCAGACCAGACGAACTTCCCTGTGGTGGACAGAGAGGGAAAAATTTATGGTACAATCAGATCAAAAAACCTGATTAACTTCACGAGAAAAAAAGTAATTCTTGTAGACCACAATGAAAAAAGTCAGTCTGTTGACGGAATCGACGATGCCAAAATATTAGAAGTTGTAGACCACCATAAATTCGGAAATTTTGAAACAAATGAACCCCTTCTCATCAGAGCTGATACAGTGGGATGTTCTTCTACTATTATTTTTAACCTTTATAAAGAAGAAGGTATATCCCCTTCTAGAGAAGTCGCAGGAATTATGCTTAGTGCCATACTTTCTGACACACTTCTTTTTAAATCTCCAACATGTACTGAAAAGGACATCAAGGCCGCTAAGGAGCTTGCTGAAATTTTAGGATTTGACTATGAAAAATACGGAATGGATATGCTGATAGCAGGGACCTCCCTTGGAGATAAAAGTCCTATGGAAATAATAACCATGGATATGAAAGAGTTTAAAATGTCCGGGCTGTCTGTAGCGGTTGCCCAGGTAAACACAGTAGATGTCAAAGGAACATTAGGGAAAAAAGAAGAGCTTGAGAGTGTAATGTCCCAGATGATATCAGAAAATGGATATGATGCATTTATACTGGCCATCACAGATATTATAAATGCAGGTTCACAGGTGATTGCACTAGGTCAGTGGGCATCTCTTGTGGAAAGCGGATTCAATACAACACTTGAAAATAATTCTGCATGGCTAGAGGGAGTTGTTTCGAGAAAGAAACAGCTAGTACCTTTCCTTATGGCTGCCAGTCAGTCTATATAA